In one Myotis daubentonii chromosome 1, mMyoDau2.1, whole genome shotgun sequence genomic region, the following are encoded:
- the MBIP gene encoding MAP3K12-binding inhibitory protein 1 isoform X11: MAAAAEHRRPCVGDGSREQSCSPSLSQEVLLEVVRSLHTLAGQLNLRDDVVKIAIDWNKLQSLSAFQPALLFSALEQHILYLQFEPQQMALCSQPFLAKLQPLIKEENTTVVEEIGKAETRNKNEVDGKFPIGDLQEEEKHKDCDLGDVKKTQIHFDPEVVQIKAGKAEIDRRISAFIERKQAEINENNVREFCNVIDCNQENSCARTDAVFTPYPGFKSHVKVSRVVNTYGPQTRPEGIQGSGHKPSSMLRDCGNQAVEERLQNIEAHLRLQAELFWQKKKSSTTSKLFTG; this comes from the exons ATGGCTGCTGCCGCTGAGCACAGACGCCCGTGCGTCGGCGACGGGAGCCGGGAGCagagctgcagccccagcctctcccaggaggTGCTCTTGGAAGTCGTTCGCTCCCTGCATACCCTGGCcgggcag CTTAACCTCCGAGATGATGTGGTGAAAATTGCAATCGATTGGAACAAGCTCCAGAGCCTCTCGGCATTCCAGCCTGCTTTGCTCTTTAGTGCCCTTGAGCAACACATTTTGTATTTACAG TTTGAACCCCAGCAGATGGCATTGTGTTCTCAGCCCTTTTTAGCAAAACTTCAGCCTCTGATTAAAGAGGAGAATACAACGGTTGTTGAAGAGATAGGAAAAGCAGAAACAAGGAACAAAAATGAAGTAGATGGCAAATTTCCCATTGGAGACCTACAGGAGGAAGAAAAGCACAAAGATTGTGATTTAGGAGATGTGAAAAAGACACAGATCCATTTTGATCCAGAAGTAGTTCAAATAAAGGCTGGAAAAGCAGAA ATTGACAGACGAATATCTGCATTTATTGAAAGAAAGCAagctgaaatcaatgaaaacaacgTCAGGGAATTTTGCAATGTTATTGATTGTAATCAAG AAAATAGTTGTGCAAGAACTGATGCCGTTTTTACCCCTTACCCTGGATTTAAAAGTCATGTAAAAG TTTCTAGAGTTGTGAATACATATGGACCACAGACTCGACCTGAAGGAATTCAAGGGTCAGGTCATAAACCAAGCAGCATGCTCCGAGATTGTGGTAATCAGGCTGTGGAAGAACGGCTACAAAATATTGAGGCTCATTTGCGATTGCAGGCAG
- the MBIP gene encoding MAP3K12-binding inhibitory protein 1 isoform X10 has protein sequence MAAAAEHRRPCVGDGSREQSCSPSLSQEVLLEVVRSLHTLAGQLNLRDDVVKIAIDWNKLQSLSAFQPALLFSALEQHILYLQFEPQQMALCSQPFLAKLQPLIKEENTTVVEEIGKAETRNKNEVDGKFPIGDLQEEEKHKDCDLGDVKKTQIHFDPEVVQIKAGKAEIDRRISAFIERKQAEINENNVREFCNVIDCNQENSCARTDAVFTPYPGFKSHVKVSRVVNTYGPQTRPEGIQGSGHKPSSMLRDCGNQAVEERLQNIEAHLRLQAELFWQKKKSSTTSTELFTG, from the exons ATGGCTGCTGCCGCTGAGCACAGACGCCCGTGCGTCGGCGACGGGAGCCGGGAGCagagctgcagccccagcctctcccaggaggTGCTCTTGGAAGTCGTTCGCTCCCTGCATACCCTGGCcgggcag CTTAACCTCCGAGATGATGTGGTGAAAATTGCAATCGATTGGAACAAGCTCCAGAGCCTCTCGGCATTCCAGCCTGCTTTGCTCTTTAGTGCCCTTGAGCAACACATTTTGTATTTACAG TTTGAACCCCAGCAGATGGCATTGTGTTCTCAGCCCTTTTTAGCAAAACTTCAGCCTCTGATTAAAGAGGAGAATACAACGGTTGTTGAAGAGATAGGAAAAGCAGAAACAAGGAACAAAAATGAAGTAGATGGCAAATTTCCCATTGGAGACCTACAGGAGGAAGAAAAGCACAAAGATTGTGATTTAGGAGATGTGAAAAAGACACAGATCCATTTTGATCCAGAAGTAGTTCAAATAAAGGCTGGAAAAGCAGAA ATTGACAGACGAATATCTGCATTTATTGAAAGAAAGCAagctgaaatcaatgaaaacaacgTCAGGGAATTTTGCAATGTTATTGATTGTAATCAAG AAAATAGTTGTGCAAGAACTGATGCCGTTTTTACCCCTTACCCTGGATTTAAAAGTCATGTAAAAG TTTCTAGAGTTGTGAATACATATGGACCACAGACTCGACCTGAAGGAATTCAAGGGTCAGGTCATAAACCAAGCAGCATGCTCCGAGATTGTGGTAATCAGGCTGTGGAAGAACGGCTACAAAATATTGAGGCTCATTTGCGATTGCAGGCAG